The genomic stretch TTATTTGCTCAATTATTAGTGtcattgtatacatatatattcagTTAATCAAGCATAAAATTTGCCCCAACcttgaagtaattgcaacagaattgTTTTTGctatttctttaatgaaaaatgtgccaacaaaattaaaacacttcggttttgtacgtTTAATAAGcagaatattatattatatagacAAATACGAACtgataaccccatcaaagtatcatattttacatgaatgttaaaaaataaataaataaattgccgATTACGAGTTTTCCTCAAACTGGATTTTTCTGGACTtctttctgtgtatatttggggcttgatgctatagattagaactaaaacattctCAGTTGCAATTAGTTTAAGGTTAAATTTAGTTGATATACTATTTTGAATTCGAATTTTAAGAGATAAACTAACTGAAACCGTCTTTTAATTGTTAAATACAAGAACACAGTCCGTCTAGTTATTTTCTCAAACCTGCAACTTGAGATTTGAAATAGGCGTTCAATGATGTGTCagaatatttatatgaaaaatgaaaattaagtgATGAATTGCAGTAATCATACAAATACAAGTTATTATAATTTTGTTCGAACCAATGTTTCAACCTGGCAATTTAAAGGGAGAGAAAAACAATTACAATGGAATGTTGAAAAAATGTGCCTGTAACAAGTAAACAAGTGcttaaacattatttattaaatgaaaaaagaaaaatacttgtATAACTTTACAATGTGAGCAGATTCTTATCTTCTTCAGTAATCGTTACTGCCCATTTGCACGGTTTTGTTTAAGTGGTTCTATCGTATTCATCTCTACCTCATGTGTACGGCTTTGTCCTGGTTGTTCTATCGTATCAATCGATACCTCATGTATTCGGCTTTTTCCTGGTTGTTCTATCGTATTAATCTCTGCCTCTTGTTTAAGGCTTTGACCTTAGTGTTCCGACTTTATCAACTCTACCTCATGTGTAAGACTTTGTCCTAGTTGTTAGATCGTATGCATATCTACCTCTATAATATGTACGGTATTgtcctagtttttttttatcgtattcaTCGCTAACTCATGCATTCGGATTTTCCGGGTTGTTCTATCGTAATCAATAATTGATTATTGTTGCACCATATGGGATTTTACCGCAAATTGCAACATTGAGCGGATTCATAAACTACAAAAGCGCACAgcaagattaattttgaaaaaagccTTTTGATTATCCatcaatatcaatatttaaagAACTTAATTGGATGACCATTTTTACTcggataaaatattttcaagccattttaatgtttaaatgtaTGAATTGACTAGCACCAGATTATCTTACAAGTAAATTTACTGCATGCAGTGATCTATATAGTTTTTCTCTTAGGTCAACAACATCTGGACATCTTCATATACCAAGGCCAAAGTCTGAATACttcaaaaagacttttcaatatTCTGGTCTAATCATTTGGAATAACTTGCCAAATGATATAAAGGATTTAAGACATATAGAAAGCTTTAAGATGAAATGCGCTAATCTctttatcataaaacaaaatgagtaGACAAACTTTTTTTATGACATTCTTGCCATGCTAGTTTTACAGTCTGTTTTCATGCTTGGgtacatatatattgattatttttctatatgcattgattgttatatgaattattcatttaaatgtgTGAAGGCCTTGTGTGAGATTAACAATTGTATGTTAATTGAGTTACCttcgttaaataaagaatttattattattattattatttttattcatctCTATCTCGTGTGTGCGGCTTTGTTTTAGTTGTTCTATCGTATTAATCTATACCTCATGTGTTCGTCTTTGTCCTTGTTGTTTGATCGTATGCATATCTACCTCTATAATATGTACGGTATATGTACGGCTTTGTCCTTGTTGTTTGATCGTATGCATATCTACCTCTATAATATGTACGGTATTGTCCTAGTTTTTCTATCGTATTCATCGCTAACTCATGCATTCGGCTTTTTCCGGGTTGTTCTATCGTATTCATCTCTATCTCGTGTAAGCGGCTTTGTTTTAGTTGTTCTATCGTATTAATCTCTATCTCACGTGTACGACTTTGTCCTGGTTGTTCTACCGTATTCATCTCTACCTCATATGTACGGCTTTTTCCTGGTTGTTCTACCATATTTATCTCTACTTCATGCATACGGCTTTATCCTGGTTGTTTTATCGTATTAATCTCTAATTCATGTGTACGGCTTTGACCTAAGTATTCTGACGTTATCAACTCTATCTCATGTGGATGGTTTTGATCTTGGTGCTCTGATGAATCCATCTCTATCTCGTGTGTACGGCTTTGTCCTTGTTGTTCTAACGTATTCATGTCTATTTCGTGTGTACGGATTTTGTCTTGCTGTTCCGACGTATTCCTTCCTATCTGATGTGAACAGCGTTGTTCCGTTGTTATCTCGCTGTTTCGTATATTGGTTGTGTTCTACCATGTGCAGTTTCCCTTATCTGGTTCATTTGATCATTGTGTGTACAGCGGGTAATGATTTTCTTGAGGAGCAAAACGATTTcattcctcatttttgttgacatcatacatgtcataatatAGATGATAAAATTTGACATACATCCTATAATTGTAAATACCTTCCATCAGCATAGCGAAAATGAAATATACAGAAACATAATTCCTACCAAACATATCGGTAAAATCAGCCAGCCACCATGGCATTGCAAATTCATACCTTTGTACCTGCAACACTGAACATTCTATTAAACTCCCCGGTGTGTCGATCCCATCATTACCGTTTATGTATTCAAAACACCACCACAAGTACACTAATATTTTTAGAACTTCTGTAATGATGAATATCATTAGAACTGCAATGATCATTGCAACTGATCTTCTTTCTTATCTCCTTTGTTCTGTCATCCGACCTGTAAACTTGTTAGTGATTAACTTGTAGACGATGAATATGGTAGATATCAGCATGACCAAACAACAGCCTGGCAAAATAACGGTTTGGATCAGGAGATATGTTACAGATGAGTGTTCTAATATATCATTATCTCCGGAATGAACAAGACAAACATCTGAGTAataataagtattgtaatttcTGTAATCTTGAAATGTTCTATCTGTGTATTTCTCAGACCAAATGCTAAACTGTCGTGATATACCTATTGCTATGTACACTAAGAAACACATAACACAACAAATTGCAGCTTTTTGTTTGGTCATCTCATTTTTAGTCCAGATTGGAAAAAGGATGACTATGACCTTTTGTATCCCGAGACATGTTGTGACCATTGTTGATACGTTAAGGAATGGGAAGGATAATATTGAGAGATGAGGAGAAATAGAACAATACGGATATGGTAAATAACACTCGTAAAATTCAATGTCGacaaaaagtaaataacaaacatattggGACTGGAATATTGGTTCACGAAATCGCCGTTAATAAATCAGCTACAGCTAAACTTTGCATAAGTATTGTAGCAGGTGAACGTAAATTTTTATGACAGAGTATAGAAAATATGACGATGTTCATTAGCATTGATATATAAGATACAACAGAACCAGCACAGTTCATACCCAGTAAATACTTGTCCACCTCAAAAACAAAAGTATCAAAATAACCATTTATTATTTATATCGgctgatatttattttaaataagaatGCTCATCTTATTTTCAATACTCGGACAGCAAAATCAAACATTTATGACGAAAGTAACATTAACAAATTACAAGGTAGATAAGCATATTATAATCTCCAATAGTTCCAATTTCAATGACGATATAATACACATGAACGGTACTGTGTCATCCGAGTCTTATTAAGCCATCATTTGTCTAGACGATATACATATTGTATTTACCCTCCCTTTATTTCAAGCTCCAAATTTACAACAAACTCACACACAAGATAGATGTGTATATACACAATGTGACTATTTTACTTGTTTTTAATACCATTCATAACATGTTTATCTTATTGATCACTAAATGCCACATTGCAACATAATACCAAGCactaataataatatatatgacATCTTTTTTGTCCTTTTGTAGAATAACAATAGTTCACCCATGGGTAAATGAAAATGACACATTGTTAATTTCGTTTATCCGAAGCACTCTTCTGATTTTATTTTCGACAGGAACGCTTAAACCAAAACATATTGTCGGGGATGTAGAAAACCTACATGTAAATATTGAAACCAAGATGGTATAAGTCAAGAGCAAACTTCGTCTATTGATTTTAACATGAAATATCCATTGCTGTTCATTGACTGGAAGGCATACTGCCAAACAAACAGGAAACAACAATTCCAAAATTGCCTTGATAATAAAAATACTATAAAACTGACTTCGCTCATCCGACAGTAAGGATATTCGATACGATGAGCAGATATTCATTGTACATAATTATTGTTGTAAATAAATACTATTCTAGAGCTTTCAGTATAACCttcttaatatttataatatagggTAAtggcatgaatattggggaatattgtcccgagtagaattttatattgcacgagcttgcgagtgcaatatatattCTACGAgcgacaatattccccaatattcatgcaataacccttttattgtacagcaaaatattatttgaaagtaaaattggcttaaactaagattttgtcgttgatgacgtcatgaatattgaagatttattgcattagtgcaatattggaatttattgcacggtaacttttggttactttctgtgggaaatattatattgctatacaataatatatcATGGTACTTTTTGCAATCTAATTATTTTTTAGTACTCAGCTgtttagaaatgatttttcttcacaataactttcatatttgaaaaatccaccgggaTCAAAATGCgtaactaaactcctaactgtgtattgctacctcagTGACAGGTACTGGTTGGCGGATTCGGGGTTTAGAACACccacaagaaaataaatgaaaacggaACGACTGatttaaataaaaggatgttctatatattgtatattttggtttatttctaaaatctatacgatgctttatttttgtctagtttcctaatcaaaataattaaaatgagaagataaataccttacagTTTCATTTTCCGTCGATGCTGAAGTGTTTAATCTTAGAAAACAAGTtaagcgtctttgacctactatATCTTTATTCAGATACTCCTACAATTTCAACGggagcattaaaaaaaaaacccaaatggaaccaagaagttgggttgcgATATCAAAACAatccggatgttgaaccagtttccatggtttcgaaccaaagaatcCGGATAGAACCAAAGTTCAGAACCAAAAATCCAACATGGAACGAAGGTTTAGATACTGAGTGCCCGGATAAAACCTAATTGCATTCAGAATactaatgaatttttatactttaaaagtatttcccaaatcatttatttattaagtatatttatatataattatattttgaagttGACACCAACTCCTGTGAATTCATCATCATTCATAGGATACTATTTTTGTGGTTGTCATGGGTATTGATAGAAATGCAAATTTACACGTGCAACGGAGGGCAAATTAATCTAAGATTTTAATCCtggttttcctatttatttatattgtagtcatgtagtgttgtgttgtcattttgatgttatatttcacatggccataaaagagggaggtttggcatgccacaaaaccaggttcaacccaccattttttcctttaaaaatgtcctgtaccaagtcaggaatatagccaTTGTaaagtttgtttctgtgtgtgttacattttaacgttgtgtttccgtggtgtcacggtacttatctatcccaaattcatgtacttggttttgatgttatatttgttatatttgttattctcatatgattttgtctaatgcttagttcgtttctgtgtgtattacatttcaatgttgtgtcgttgttctcctcttatatttaatgcgttttcctctgttttagtttgttaccccgattttggtttttgtccatggatttatgagttttgaacagcgctatactactgttgcctttatctggAAAGACAAGGAAATGAAAGATCCACtaaattacacatgttacaactCATCTCAATCcgagaaaataaatgaatcctcagTAGCTATAACTAACACTTTAATCTTCCTTAAAACAGAAGTTATCAAGTAGTATAAACTATCAATTCCGGGTCTAAACTATAATTTAGCAAATATACATTAAACAATTTACTTCATAATGAACGTGTGTACATCAAACTAGAAGACCAAAAAAAAACCTACTTGAAACATATCAAAATGGCTACATATAACAAGAGCAGACTTAAAGACTAAAGTTACGACTAAAATATAGTGCTACGTCGGACTGTAAAATGAGAGCCTTCTTTAAATGTGTTACTCCAAACATAGGATTGACCGTACAAAGGTAACTACTATAACCATGACCCTTAAGTTAAAATTTACAAGCTTTGAAACCTTACCCAAGTCACTGGGTTTTATATATAGCTTCTTACATCATTGACCGccgtgttaaaaaaaaaacacttgctaGACCATACTTAGCCTAATGTAAAGATTATCTTTTTCACGGTTTGGCCTAATGTAAAGATTATCTTTTTCACGGTTTGGCCTAATGTAAAGATTATCTTTTTCACGGTTTGGATAATCATCAACAACAGACACAGACACGAAGTAATGACAGAATATCTTCAGGATGCTGTTTACTAAGGGTATCAGTTAGACACAGATCTAAAGTTGGGTGTTAGTCAGGAACATTATACTCACATGGACAATCCTATTTAGTCGTtagattttttgtgaaattgaTCATTGATGTTAGTTtacattgataaataaaaaaaaacaactgcagtataccgctgtttaaaattcataaatcgattgagaaaaaaacaaattaggTTACTGataactaaaactgagggaaacacatcaagtataagagaagaactacgatacaacagaaacacaaaataaaatgcaacacacacagcaCAAAGTAACGTACTATGATaaaacaatgaccattttccaGACTTTATGCAGaacattgaaagaaaaaaatagtgggTCGAACCTGGTATGCCACTGGCGAAACCTcgcgctttaatggcaatgttaaatataacatttaaatgacaacattacatgacaggactacagtacaaggAAATGCAAAAACATTCAGGAcgaagaaatacacaaataaacagaatttcggggccctttatagcttattgtttggtgtgagccaatgccCCGTGTTGAAAGCCAaaaattgacctataatagtttacttttataaattattatttggatggaaagttgtcttatttggcactcacaccacatctacaTATATCTAATTACAATAGGACATATcaacatgctaatagttatcaaaggtaccaggcttgtaATTTAATGCACCATACGTGCGtttggtctacataagactcagcagtgacgctcagatcaagaTGGTAAAGAAAGCCAAACGAGGTTTAAGTTGAAGGCCATTGGTGAGCAATACGTCTAATGAGTggtgacaaatacggctaaggttatctatatATCCTTAGTATTTAGTATAGTTCTTACTTTTACAAACAGTAAATGTAtataaatgaccatataattgatgtttAAGGCAACAACGAAGTGGTGAGTTACCACAGAATACAAATTAACACGTTAAACAAAAAACGAAAGCACACAGAACAGAACAAAATAACCTTGCATTGTCACCTACAGAATAACGCTACGCTACAAAATGAAGTCACAGGTAAAAGTGATGTCACGATAATTTTCGAAAAGATGGATATAGTTAAAAATCTGGTTTGTAATTATGGCATGAAATAATCTAATCTTTGACCAAGAatagtatttatttttgtaaagcaTGGGATTGATTGATAACAAACTACATAATGTCTTATATAAAAAAGCTATTATATTTAGTCAATAAATCAAATGTCCTAAATTTGACTGACGGATATTCGCTTGTCATGTTTCAGATTTTCTGTCAGATTTTGAAATCCTTTGGTGTTATCAATTCGAATGCCTTACAACATTTTGTAAAAtctgtgtcattttttttaataatttttgagaATTGTGACTCGTCAAtgataaatgtatgaaaaatcaagagagaatattttcccgaaaatatttcagtaattattatttcgaaaacaagcacacggacctatatattttatttgctccttggttcctttattaatcccctatcagtatatatttttgttatgaaaagcttgatattttgaaactgagtagcgaacttccttaagtaATAGATAAGCGTAAATAATtcataataaatacaaaaaatgtgttattattgaaatttaataaaaagcaaatcaatttataaaatcaatatagtcaatTAATTAAAcgtaatatttatttatttaaaaaaataatatgcactactaatttaaaataaatcaccCACgaaatgtaaaaaatttgatatttacataATAGTTATACGGTTtggatttgaattttttttagaatgttAGATTAATACATTACATAATacatcacaaaaaaaataataaaatgcaaCGACATGAACTAATATAATATGTAAATAACATGCAATTTTTAAATCCATTCTCATTAGTGACCATGACTTTTTCATAAATAAAGCAGCATACTGCATATGCATAATTGAGAGTCACGAAGGACATAAAAATAATACAGTATCCGAGATATCCATATCATCTATATTTCTAtagattttttcattttgtttaaagaCTCAAGTCTTCAGTTTTTATTTACCGTCCATTTAAATCAGAAATGTCCCATCCTcatctttttctttcaaaaccaAATGTTTACATAAACGGTCTTCTTAATTATAATAAAGCGATATTAGAAGACAATAATTGTATGAAATGTGTACCAGTATTGTCAAGTAAAATTGGAAAAAAGACAGTGTCCTTTTCATGTTTAGAAAAACAAAGACACAatggtttcatttcattttgtaattGTTACAactaaagttttggttaaagcaaaaatataaagtttttaattgtaattttgaGAGTGATCTCCCTTCGTAAGACATTCATAACAATGCATGCTTCCTTTGATCAGAGAGGTATTTTAAAAGAAAGGTAATGTTTTATTCGTTAACCAAGAAGTGGGGAatctatcaaaataaattatcaaatctTGTAAAATTAAGGCGTTTAATCTCGTTTGTTTGTTGGTATATGTATggtttaaaaaaacattaatacaaaACTCTTCGTTTAATGTCTTTTGTCTGCTATATTAACGATAATAAGCataacacttttagatattttagATACAAACAGTTTTACACATATGATTTCAAATTCATATTTAAccaaaacatttttcatttttttaagaaagaAAGTAGagaaaaagtattttcattttatcattgaAACATTGATTTTCAATCAGTAGCCTTACAACCAGCATTAGATTCAAACAGTAATGTGTAGCCATCTTGGATGTGTCCTGATCGTAAGAAATTACTATACTGAACTTAGTACTTAGTTATCGCCAAGtgtataaaatcttttacaacaaATGACTCTCACACAAAAAGCATAAGATGCGTAACCATGTATTTTATAGTCAAACGCAGTAACGAAATATACTAcgtattattatttatataaaaaaaatgtttcttaaaactagctatatttaatattttcataaaagaGCTACACTAAGTGTGTTCATAAAACCGAGCTGTACTAAGATTGTAGTACAGACCAAAAAACGAAAGCATACAGAACAGAACAAAATAACCTTGCTTGAAATAATCAAATCTCTGACAAAGAATAGTCTTTATTTTTGTAAAGCATGTGAGTGATTGATAAGAAACTACATAATGTCTTATATAAAAGCTATTATATTTAGTCAATAAATCAAATGTCATAAATTTGACtgaaggatgttcgcttgtcatgttttagattttcTGTCATTTGTATGAAAGCCTTTCTAGATATTGTGTCTTGTTTCTTATTAGGAACAATTATATCTAAACATTCAaatgaatttctttaaaaaaaacccgtaAATATGTTAAAAGCTTTATGTCTAAAAGGAACATAAAAGTCACAGCCAAACTAATTTTAACCGaggaatacattttaaaaatattcttaattttCAACGGGGAATTGTAACATAAACAAACTTCACATTGCGACATATTAATAAGTAATGAATAATATCACGAATTAAAggataatacatgtataagtttaCTATGAGAGCAGATAGTTATCCTCTTCCGTTATCGTTACTATCTCAGTTGTACAGCTTTGTCCTGGTTGGTCTGTCGTATTCATCTCTTCCTCAAGTGAATGGCTTTGTGCTGTTTTTTTCGACGTGTTGATCTCTATCTCACGTGAACGGCTTTGTCCTGGTTGTTCTATTGATTTCCTGTCTACCTCATGTGTACAGCTTTTTCCTGGTTGTTTCGACGTATACATCTCTATCTCATGTGAACGGTTTTGTTCTGGTTGTTCCAACGTATGCATGTGTACCTCATGTGCACGGCCTTGTCTTGGTTGTTCTATCGTATTTATCTCTACCTTATGTGTACGGCTTTGACCTTGGTGTTCCGACGTATTCATCTCTATCTCATGTGAACGGTTATGACATTGGTGTTCCGACGTATTCATATCCATCTCATGTGAACAGTTTTGATCTTGATGTTCCGACGTATTCATCTCTACCTCATGTGTAAGACTTTGACCTTGGTATTCTGACGTATTCATCTCTATCTCATGTGAACAGTTTTGGTCTCGCTGTTCCGACGTATTCATCTCTACCTCATGTGAACGGTTTTGTCCTGGTTGTCCCGACGTATTCATCTCTATTTCATGTGAACGGTTTTGTCCTGGCTGTACCGTCGTATTCATCTCTATTTCATGTGAACGGTTTTGTCCTGGTTGTTCCATCGTATTCATCTCTTTTTCATGTGAACAGTTTTGTCCTGGTTGTACCGTCGTATTTATCTCTATTTCATGTGAACGGTTTTGTCCTGGTTGTCCCATCGTATTCATCTCTATTTCATGTGAACAGTTTTGTCCTGGTTGTACCGTCGTATTCATCTCTATTTCATGTGAACGTTTTTGTTCTGGTTGTCCTGTCGTATTCATCTCTATTTCATGTGAACGGTTTTGTCCTGGTTGTACCGTCGTATTCATCTCTATATCATGTGAACGTCTATGTCCTGGTCATTCTGTTGTAATCATCCCTGTCTTGTCTGTtggttgtgttctacaatgtgCAGTTTCCCTTATTTCGTGCATTTGATTCTGTAGTGTACATTggataatcattttcttgaagaGCAAACGGATTTCATTTCTCACTTTGGTTGACATCAGCATATAGATGATAAAATTTGACATACAACCTATAATTGTAAATAGCCTTATACCTTCCATTAGCATAGCGAAAATGGAATATGAAGAAACATCAGTGTTACCAAACATACCTGTAAAAAGAGCCAGCCAATATGACATTGTATATTCATACCTTTGTATCAGCCACACATTCTCTGATGTGTTGTTTCCAAAATAACCGttaatgtatttaaatttaaaacaccACGACAAGTACACAAATACTTTTGGAACTTCTGTAATGAAGAAAACAATAAGAACTGCAATAACCATTGCAACTGATCTTCTTTCCTGTCTCCTTTGTTCTGTAATCCGTCCCCTGAATTTGTTCGTCATTAACTTGTAGACGATGAATATTGTAGATATCAGCATGACCAGACAATA from Mytilus edulis chromosome 7, xbMytEdul2.2, whole genome shotgun sequence encodes the following:
- the LOC139483185 gene encoding involucrin-like, translating into MNTTVQPGQNRSHEIEMNTTGQPEQKRSHEIEMNTTVQPGQNCSHEIEMNTMGQPGQNRSHEIEINTTVQPGQNCSHEKEMNTMEQPGQNRSHEIEMNTTVQPGQNRSHEIEMNTSGQPGQNRSHEVEMNTSEQRDQNCSHEIEMNTSEYQGQSLTHEVEMNTSEHQDQNCSHEMDMNTSEHQCHNRSHEIEMNTSEHQGQSRTHKVEINTIEQPRQGRAHEVHMHTLEQPEQNRSHEIEMYTSKQPGKSCTHEVDRKSIEQPGQSRSREIEINTSKKTAQSHSLEEEMNTTDQPGQSCTTEIVTITEEDNYLLS